The genomic interval TAATTCTGTACAAAGAACTTGAGGCCCTGATCAATACTTTCGTTTATGTCCAAATACACTAGCTCCTCAGCTGCTACGTTAAAACCACCCAAACAAACATAATCTTAAGCATTACTGGCCACTACACTCTGCTCATGCCAATAAATATCTCTCTTCACTCAAATTATTTGCAATATTCACCTCTGATTTAGTGGATATTGATGCACATGATAACCATGGCTAATTTGCAAGGAGGAAACGAAACTGCCATTCTCTGCAGGCGCTTTGCATTGCTTCTAGTCATTGTCATGTTCTTCGCTCCTACTGCTAGTGTTGCTAAGAAAACGAAGATTGATAGCTTGGAAATGAACGTGATTGATCGGTGCTGGAGATGGAACCCGGATTGGAGAAGGAACAGGCCGCAACTTGCGACATGCTCAGTGGGTTATGCAGGGAAGATGACTAATAATATTGGAAAGGGCCTCACACGATACGTGGTAACTGATCCGAGCGACAACCCGCTAAAGCCCAAGCCGGGGACCCTAAGATACGGAGTAACCATGCTCAGAGGGAAAAAATGGATCACATTCCGAAGGAACATGCGCATCCAACTTGAAAAACCACTTCTCATTGGTAGTTTCACAGCCATTGATGGTCGAGGTGTTGAAGTTCACATTGCGGGTAAAGCATGCTTGATGATCTATAAGGTACGTACGTAGGAAGTTTATCGATCCCTTTATTTCAGGATTTAGTCTAATAGTTCATTACATTTTAGCTTTTTTGAGCTGAGGTGTGTGCTAGATCACTTTGCGGGCTAAATTCTTCCTTGatatagaattaatatataatgaaatgaGCTGAAATTTAGAGTGATCGGGATTCGAATTCAAAACTCTATATTAATATGATGTTAAAGTATTATTGAATACGGATAGATATAAGTAAAGctatcaaaagagaaagagctGCTatcatattatttgtattatgaTCTTTTAACGTTGATCATCATCAATCAGGCAAGCAACATTATCATTCATGGCCTTCGGATCCACCATTGCCGGTCCCAAGCACCAAGCTCAGTGATGGGTCCAGACTCAAAGATATTGCCAATAGGTCCGATGGATGGAGATGCAATCAGATTGGTTACGGCATCAAAGGTGTGGCTAGACCATAACACACTGTATGCGTGCGAGGACGGTCTCCTAGATGTGACACGAGGTTCCACAGATATAACAATCTCCAATAACTGGTTCAGAGACCAGGACAAGGTCATCCTTCTTGGGCACGATGACGGGTTCTTGCGGGACAAGAACATGAAGGTTACTCTTATCTACAACCATTTTGGACCTAATTGCAACCAAAGGATGCCAAGGTACCTAGCTACGCatgcatgttattttaatttactcGATCTACAATAccaattatatatcaatattctcatattatatattttggaagCGACGGACGTAAAAATTACCAGCTAGCTAGCGCGCAGCTTATTTACAAGATAAAACTactttgcatgcatgcaggatCCGCCATGGATATGCACATGTGGTGAACAACTTTTACCAGGGATGGATGCAGTACGCCATTGGGGGAAGCATGAATCCGAGCGTCAAGAGTCAAGCCAACCTTTTTATTGCACCAAAAGCTGGGAACAAGGAGGTAATTTCAATGCATCCTAAGTAATaagaatgaatatatatatatatatataaatagaaattatgTATATTTTGGAACATAGTTTTATAATCATtaaggaatatatataataaatattataccatatatttattatatatagtataataaattatatgtattaatCATTAAGGAACATGATGTTGTCTATCAACATAAAAACAAAGTAAGAAATCATACAAAAGTGATAGAAGATTATTAATgttagatatgtatatatagtcgtagaatatataagttttacgtattttttttaaaaaatagtaaggtctattattaaaaaataatttttttttttcacgtgaatcttaaatttataaaaactatcCATATAAGACATGAATGGCACGCAACggtttaaaagttaaaatttataagaatcTTTTGCACGAAATTCTCTCAAATATACTGGTGAattattatcttataaattCAACAATTATTTGtcaataattattattgttattgttattgttgtgaTGGGATGTGGAATGGAATGATTCGATCAATCTGTCGCTGATCGCGTACACATGATCAATGAAGTGATCATTAATTACTCCGTCCACGTCATACGTAAAGCTAGCCAGCACTCATCCATGCATGCAAcggcaattaattaattaaattcatgttGAAACAGGTGACGTGGAGAAAGAGCTGCGGGCTGGGGGAAAAAGCAGGATCCTGCAACTTCTACTCAGTGGGGGATGCTTTTGAAAATGGAGCTTCTTTCGATCACTCGGCTGGTGGCGGGGCCGCCCCGCTCTATAACCGAGAACAAACTTTCCTAGTTGCAAATTCCAGATCTGTGAGGTCTTTGACAAAATCATCTGGTGCTTTGCGATGTACCCGACGCTCTAGATGCTGACTcgatctattatatatatatatatatatatatatatatatatatatatatatatattatgagaaatactttGATCTACACAAAAATATTAGACAATAAAGTCTACACATCAATATGTCTTAATGTAttaatacattagattatatataagccgctttggattgagagatcatgatcaacttatcttatttcattattattcataaattttaattcacaaatattattactattcataaatcatcttatttgtgaatccaaattatttttttattttttttataaaatagatttgatagatcacattaaataatatcaatgcgTAGACTTTcttgtataatatttttgtgtaaaCATAACACTTCTTTGTATGTAAACTGGAAGGCTGAAAAAACTAAATCAAACTATATAATTTGTATGATTtgacattatttatatataatattgttggcTTGGCATGCCTatggttatttttttatttttttctgtaatATTTGTTGAATGCAAATTCTAatcaacaataatatatatatatagtacttataaaactttatgtaaaatgatttgtctaaatgagataatatatttcaatatctTTTGATCTAAATagtgacaaaaaaattatagggtTGATcatatattttggaagttttacATAAGACCTCAGAATAGTGCCACTTTATGACATGGATAAGACCAAGAGAACAACtattctaaaatatgtccaaacattacaaaatatttttaatttcaaatatttaacttttttatataattattatctaatcattacaatttttccaaactctcaatattatttttttaaattttaaaataaaaattatattcaaacaatttctttattttataatatttttatttaatttttttctattatt from Juglans regia cultivar Chandler chromosome 2, Walnut 2.0, whole genome shotgun sequence carries:
- the LOC109014461 gene encoding putative pectate lyase 14, which codes for MFFAPTASVAKKTKIDSLEMNVIDRCWRWNPDWRRNRPQLATCSVGYAGKMTNNIGKGLTRYVVTDPSDNPLKPKPGTLRYGVTMLRGKKWITFRRNMRIQLEKPLLIGSFTAIDGRGVEVHIAGKACLMIYKASNIIIHGLRIHHCRSQAPSSVMGPDSKILPIGPMDGDAIRLVTASKVWLDHNTLYACEDGLLDVTRGSTDITISNNWFRDQDKVILLGHDDGFLRDKNMKVTLIYNHFGPNCNQRMPRIRHGYAHVVNNFYQGWMQYAIGGSMNPSVKSQANLFIAPKAGNKEVTWRKSCGLGEKAGSCNFYSVGDAFENGASFDHSAGGGAAPLYNREQTFLVANSRSVRSLTKSSGALRCTRRSRC